The Artemia franciscana chromosome 18, ASM3288406v1, whole genome shotgun sequence genome includes a window with the following:
- the LOC136038478 gene encoding profilin-like → MSGSWQDYIDKQLLAGGFISQGAIIGTDGALWAKSDNLNVAQQELVTLATNYANHEYFQANGLTLAGTRYIFLSASDRVIRGKKMKQGIHCIKTEKAIVIGIYDETHCTPQQAANVVERLGEYLMQYGY, encoded by the exons ATGAGTGGATCTTGGCAAGATTATATTGACAAACAGCTTTTGGCAGGAGGATTTATCAGCCAAGGGgccataattggaacagatggTGCATTGTGGGCAAAATCAGATAATTTAAAT GTTGCACAGCAAGAGCTAGTTACTCTAGCGACCAATTATGCAAACCACGAATATTTCCAGGCTAATGGTCTCACCCTAGCTGGCACGCGCTATATTTTCTTGTCAGCATCAGACAGAGTTATCAGAGGGAAGAAGATGAAACAGGGAATTCATTGCATCAAAACGGAAAAAG cAATTGTCATAGGAATCTATGATGAGACCCACTGCACTCCTCAGCAAGCCGCCAACGTTGTTGAACGACTAGGAGAGTACCTTATGCAATATGGGTACTAG